The Leifsonia williamsii genome includes a region encoding these proteins:
- a CDS encoding TMEM175 family protein yields the protein MSVFRTERGIDRLVNFSDATVAIAITLLILPLVDAGSDVGRLTLGQFMDEHFWEVIAFVVSFVVIARFWLVHHRVFDWLAAYTVPLLWLNFLWLATIVFIPFTANVLSSSEGQQPAVYALYIGNMLIATVTMQAMGMYIQRKPGVALEEALPAMDATRGWSTSLLMALALVLAVTVPSVGMWWLFVLFLSEPVHRLLRAVFARTPSGTDA from the coding sequence ATGTCGGTGTTCAGGACGGAGCGCGGGATCGACCGCCTGGTCAACTTCTCCGACGCGACCGTCGCCATCGCGATCACGCTGCTGATCCTCCCGCTGGTCGACGCCGGTTCGGACGTGGGGAGGCTCACCCTCGGTCAGTTCATGGACGAGCACTTCTGGGAGGTGATCGCGTTCGTCGTGTCGTTCGTCGTGATCGCCCGGTTCTGGCTGGTGCACCACCGGGTGTTCGACTGGCTCGCGGCCTACACCGTCCCGCTGCTGTGGCTGAACTTCCTCTGGCTGGCGACCATCGTCTTCATCCCGTTCACGGCGAACGTGCTGTCCTCCAGCGAGGGCCAGCAGCCCGCGGTCTACGCGCTGTACATCGGCAACATGCTGATCGCGACGGTGACCATGCAGGCGATGGGCATGTACATCCAGCGCAAGCCGGGCGTCGCGCTCGAGGAGGCCCTGCCGGCGATGGACGCGACGCGCGGCTGGTCGACGAGCCTCCTGATGGCGCTCGCGCTGGTGCTCGCCGTCACCGTCCCGAGCGTCGGGATGTGGTGGCTCTTCGTGCTGTTCCTGTCCGAGCCCGTCCACCGGCTGCTGCGAGCGGTGTTCGCGCGCACACCTTCCGGAACGGACGCCTGA
- a CDS encoding response regulator transcription factor produces MIRIVLADDHPVVREGIRGMLQAYDDIEVVGQASSGPEAVSLVAALAPDLVLMDLRMPGGDGVAATRVITERHPSTRVVVLTTYETDQDILRAIEAGAAGYLLKDIAPAELARSVRAAAGGETVLATSAATALLGRVQGRQAAPELSPQEVRVLRLAADGRTNAAIGAVLFIGEATVKTYLSRAYEKLGVSDRTSAVRRALELGLLDDPAE; encoded by the coding sequence GTGATCCGCATCGTGCTGGCCGACGACCACCCCGTCGTGCGCGAGGGCATTCGCGGGATGCTGCAGGCGTACGACGACATCGAGGTGGTGGGCCAGGCCTCCAGCGGACCGGAGGCGGTGTCGCTCGTCGCCGCCCTCGCACCCGACCTCGTGCTGATGGACCTGCGCATGCCCGGCGGAGACGGGGTCGCCGCGACGCGCGTCATCACCGAGCGGCATCCCTCCACCAGGGTCGTCGTGCTGACGACGTACGAGACCGACCAGGACATCCTGCGCGCCATCGAGGCGGGCGCCGCCGGCTACCTGCTCAAGGACATCGCGCCGGCCGAGCTCGCGCGCTCGGTGCGGGCCGCGGCCGGCGGGGAGACCGTGCTCGCCACCTCCGCCGCGACCGCGCTCCTCGGCCGGGTGCAGGGCAGGCAGGCCGCGCCCGAGCTGTCGCCGCAGGAGGTGCGCGTGCTGCGTCTCGCCGCCGACGGCCGCACCAACGCGGCGATCGGCGCTGTGCTGTTCATCGGGGAGGCGACGGTGAAGACGTACCTGAGCCGCGCGTACGAGAAGCTCGGCGTCTCCGACCGGACCTCCGCGGTGCGGCGCGCCCTGGAGCTGGGGCTGCTCGACGACCCGGCAGAATGA
- a CDS encoding sensor histidine kinase, which translates to MTTSGDAQRVEDRAFGDWIGYSAVATVASAAIILANPLYGFGRSAAAAAIVVALYPVYWFLARPSRSGLRSNSWRAWTYIAIAVVAYLGAIALTDWANVALFVLSPQIFLLLTFVPACTVIVVLNLGGLVVRLGVGEISVADLAGTAGITLLVIAMSIYFSNRITAVTKESKERGLLIDRLRLQQAEIAQLSEQQGAAAERERIAREMHDTLAQGFTSIVTLGHAVQAELETDPGAARRHIELMTLTAQENLQESRRIIAALTPGRLAEDSLDRALRRVTARFEDETGVPAAYTVTGEPRPAPPTVEVVALRVLQEALANVRKHAGARSVSVELAYEPGELRLQVADDGSGFDTAAPREGYGIDGMSARVREAGGRFELSARADVGTTLSATLPAPTAAATGAAATATPSTPPSPEEPLP; encoded by the coding sequence GTGACCACCTCGGGCGACGCGCAGCGGGTCGAGGACCGCGCCTTCGGCGACTGGATCGGCTATTCCGCCGTCGCGACCGTCGCCTCGGCGGCCATCATCCTGGCGAACCCCCTCTACGGGTTCGGCCGGTCGGCGGCCGCCGCGGCGATCGTCGTCGCGCTGTACCCGGTGTACTGGTTCCTCGCGCGGCCGAGCCGCTCCGGCCTCCGCTCCAACTCGTGGCGGGCGTGGACGTACATCGCGATCGCCGTCGTCGCCTACCTGGGCGCGATCGCGCTGACCGACTGGGCCAACGTGGCGCTGTTCGTGCTGTCGCCGCAGATCTTCCTCCTGCTGACCTTCGTCCCGGCCTGCACCGTGATCGTGGTGCTGAATCTGGGCGGGCTGGTCGTGCGGCTCGGCGTGGGCGAGATATCGGTCGCCGACCTGGCCGGGACGGCGGGGATCACCCTGCTGGTCATCGCGATGTCCATCTACTTCAGCAACCGCATCACCGCGGTGACGAAGGAGAGCAAGGAGCGCGGCCTCCTGATCGACCGCCTCCGCCTCCAGCAGGCCGAGATCGCGCAGCTGTCGGAGCAGCAGGGAGCGGCGGCCGAGCGCGAGCGCATCGCCCGCGAGATGCACGACACGCTCGCCCAGGGCTTCACGAGCATCGTCACCCTCGGGCACGCGGTCCAGGCCGAGCTGGAGACCGACCCGGGGGCCGCCCGCCGCCACATCGAGCTGATGACGCTGACCGCCCAGGAGAACCTGCAGGAGTCGCGCCGCATCATCGCGGCCCTCACGCCCGGACGGCTCGCCGAGGACTCGCTCGACCGCGCGCTGCGCCGCGTCACCGCGCGCTTCGAGGACGAGACCGGTGTGCCGGCGGCGTACACGGTGACCGGCGAGCCTCGACCCGCGCCGCCGACCGTCGAGGTCGTGGCGCTGCGGGTGCTGCAGGAGGCGCTGGCCAACGTCCGCAAGCACGCGGGCGCCCGCTCGGTGTCGGTCGAGCTGGCCTACGAACCCGGCGAGCTGCGGCTGCAGGTGGCCGACGACGGCAGCGGCTTCGACACCGCGGCCCCGCGCGAGGGCTACGGCATCGACGGCATGAGCGCACGGGTGCGGGAGGCCGGCGGGAGGTTCGAGCTGAGCGCGCGGGCCGACGTGGGCACGACTTTGAGCGCGACGCTGCCGGCGCCGACCGCCGCCGCGACCGGTGCTGCCGCCACCGCCACTCCCTCCACCCCACCGAGCCCCGAGGAGCCCCTCCCGTGA
- a CDS encoding MFS transporter, producing the protein MNIAASSKPALAGLILAVSMTTIDSTIVALSSPSIQQNLGLSHDGMQWAVNVYLLATAAFFLLGGRIADVVGHKRMALVGIAGFGLTSLLCGLAPAGDLAEAWLVGARALQGVSGAIMFPAAIGLVVEGFPRESRGRAMAIFFAITGAMTAIGPIAGGWLTQWTWRAIFWVNIPIAVVAFLIVALAAKPSVRRHERIDWLGALVVACGMGLVVFGLQQASPWGWDSPAVLASLAAGLLLLVAFVLLQRRSAQPLVRLAAFRDRGFTLSTLATLFASVAFISTFFFLSVYGQVSLQLSAAETGLLFLKFFLGFVVASRIGSVRFDRHGAKYVVLAGGIVGAIGFGWLALRVTDLTGDAHAFLNAQAWPIIVAGAGIGLMFSAVTTDAVNRSIGASYGEVSAVSQTMKNFGGALGMAVFTTVVTSRLTDLLTTSFARFGGTAADARSAVAQISGASGDSGGSLAQLPQAVRDQILQAVQTDCAGAVQWAFWGMAAAMAVVAVIGVLYPAGRTSLPETVSDVAGTSGTAVAPTATV; encoded by the coding sequence ATGAACATCGCAGCCTCGTCGAAGCCGGCCCTCGCCGGCCTGATCCTCGCCGTGTCGATGACGACGATCGACTCCACGATCGTCGCGCTCTCGTCCCCCTCCATCCAGCAGAACCTGGGTCTCAGCCACGACGGGATGCAGTGGGCGGTCAACGTCTACCTGCTCGCGACCGCCGCCTTCTTCCTGCTCGGCGGGCGCATCGCCGACGTCGTCGGACACAAGCGGATGGCCCTGGTCGGCATCGCCGGGTTCGGCCTGACCTCGCTGCTGTGCGGGCTGGCGCCGGCGGGCGACCTCGCCGAGGCGTGGCTCGTGGGGGCCCGCGCGCTGCAGGGCGTCAGCGGCGCGATCATGTTCCCCGCCGCCATCGGGCTCGTCGTCGAGGGGTTCCCGCGCGAGAGCCGCGGCCGGGCGATGGCGATCTTCTTCGCCATCACGGGCGCGATGACGGCCATCGGCCCGATCGCGGGCGGGTGGCTCACGCAGTGGACTTGGCGGGCGATCTTCTGGGTCAACATCCCGATCGCCGTCGTCGCCTTCCTGATCGTGGCGCTCGCCGCGAAGCCGTCCGTGCGCCGGCACGAGCGGATCGACTGGCTCGGGGCGCTGGTGGTCGCGTGCGGCATGGGGCTCGTGGTGTTCGGGCTGCAGCAGGCGAGCCCGTGGGGCTGGGACAGCCCGGCCGTGCTCGCGTCGCTCGCGGCGGGCCTGCTGCTGCTCGTCGCCTTCGTGCTGCTCCAGCGCCGCAGCGCGCAGCCGCTGGTCCGGCTGGCCGCGTTCCGCGACCGCGGGTTCACGCTGTCGACGCTGGCGACGCTGTTCGCCTCCGTCGCCTTCATCTCGACCTTCTTCTTCCTGAGCGTGTACGGGCAGGTGTCGCTGCAGCTGTCGGCGGCGGAGACCGGGCTGCTGTTCCTCAAGTTCTTCCTCGGCTTCGTGGTCGCCAGCCGGATCGGCTCGGTGCGGTTCGACCGGCACGGCGCCAAGTACGTCGTGCTTGCGGGCGGCATCGTCGGCGCCATCGGATTCGGCTGGCTCGCGCTGCGGGTCACCGACCTCACCGGCGACGCGCACGCCTTCCTCAACGCGCAGGCGTGGCCGATCATCGTGGCGGGCGCGGGCATCGGCCTCATGTTCAGCGCGGTCACGACCGACGCGGTCAACCGGTCCATCGGCGCGAGCTACGGGGAGGTGTCGGCCGTCTCGCAGACGATGAAGAACTTCGGAGGCGCGCTCGGCATGGCCGTCTTCACCACCGTGGTCACGTCGCGGCTCACCGACCTGCTGACCACCTCCTTCGCCCGCTTCGGCGGCACGGCGGCGGACGCCCGGAGCGCGGTCGCGCAGATCAGCGGGGCGTCGGGAGACTCGGGCGGTTCGCTCGCGCAGCTTCCGCAGGCGGTGCGCGACCAGATCCTCCAGGCGGTTCAGACGGACTGCGCCGGGGCGGTGCAGTGGGCGTTCTGGGGCATGGCGGCGGCGATGGCGGTCGTCGCGGTCATCGGGGTGCTGTACCCGGCCGGGCGCACCTCGCTGCCGGAGACGGTCTCCGACGTGGCCGGCACGAGCGGCACGGCCGTGGCGCCGACGGCTACAGTCTGA
- the gdhA gene encoding NADP-specific glutamate dehydrogenase, translating to MPALNDHLSPIFDEVVRRNPGELEFHQAVAEVLESLDPVVRKHPEYVDAEIIRRLCEPERQIIFRVPWLDDHGRVHLNRGFRVEFNSALGPYKGGLRFHPTVYGGIVKFLGFEQIFKNSLTGLPIGGGKGGSDFDPKGRSAAEIMRFCQSFMTELYRHLGEHTDVPAGDIGVGGREIGYLFGQYKRITNRYESGVLTGKGLTWGGSQVRTEATGYGVVFFTQEMLRTRGESLDGKRVVVSGSGNVAIYAIEKVQQLGGTVVACSDSSGYVVDPAGIDLDLLKHVKGEQRGRVSDYATARGGSAQFVAGGSVWDVPCEIALPCATQNELDADAATALIAGGVQAVAEGANMPVTPEAVRRFSEAGVLFAPGKAANAGGVATSALEMQQNASRDSWSFEHTEARLQEIMQSIHDRCLATAEEYDSPGNYVAGANIEGFKRVADAMLALGVI from the coding sequence ATGCCAGCGCTGAACGACCACCTGTCACCGATCTTCGACGAGGTGGTGCGCCGCAATCCGGGCGAGCTCGAGTTCCACCAGGCGGTCGCCGAGGTGCTCGAGAGCCTCGACCCGGTGGTCCGCAAGCACCCCGAGTACGTCGACGCCGAGATCATCCGGCGGCTGTGCGAGCCCGAGCGGCAGATCATCTTCCGCGTGCCGTGGCTGGACGACCACGGGCGCGTGCACCTCAACCGCGGGTTCCGGGTCGAGTTCAACTCGGCGCTCGGGCCGTACAAGGGCGGCCTGCGCTTCCACCCGACCGTCTACGGCGGCATCGTCAAGTTCCTCGGCTTCGAGCAGATCTTCAAGAACTCGCTGACCGGCCTCCCCATCGGCGGAGGCAAGGGAGGCTCCGACTTCGACCCGAAGGGCCGCTCGGCCGCCGAGATCATGCGGTTCTGCCAGTCGTTCATGACCGAGCTGTACCGGCACCTCGGCGAGCACACCGACGTGCCCGCGGGCGACATCGGGGTCGGCGGACGCGAGATCGGCTACCTGTTCGGGCAGTACAAGCGCATCACCAACCGCTACGAGTCCGGCGTGCTCACCGGCAAGGGCCTCACCTGGGGCGGCTCCCAGGTGCGCACCGAGGCGACCGGCTACGGCGTCGTCTTCTTCACGCAGGAGATGCTGCGCACGCGCGGCGAGTCGCTCGACGGCAAGCGCGTCGTCGTCTCCGGCTCGGGCAACGTCGCGATCTACGCGATCGAGAAGGTGCAGCAGCTCGGCGGCACGGTCGTCGCGTGCTCGGACTCCAGCGGCTACGTCGTCGACCCCGCCGGCATCGACCTCGACCTCCTGAAGCACGTCAAGGGCGAGCAGCGCGGACGCGTCAGCGACTACGCGACCGCCCGCGGCGGCAGTGCGCAGTTCGTCGCGGGCGGCAGCGTGTGGGACGTCCCGTGCGAGATCGCCCTGCCCTGCGCCACCCAGAACGAGCTCGACGCCGACGCCGCCACCGCGCTCATCGCCGGGGGCGTGCAGGCCGTCGCCGAGGGCGCCAACATGCCGGTGACGCCGGAGGCCGTGCGCCGGTTCTCGGAGGCGGGCGTGCTCTTCGCGCCGGGCAAGGCGGCGAACGCCGGCGGCGTCGCCACGAGCGCGCTCGAGATGCAGCAGAACGCCTCGCGCGACTCCTGGAGCTTCGAGCACACGGAGGCGCGGCTGCAGGAGATCATGCAGAGCATCCACGACCGCTGCCTGGCGACGGCGGAGGAGTACGACTCCCCCGGCAACTACGTGGCCGGGGCGAACATCGAGGGCTTCAAGCGCGTCGCGGACGCGATGCTCGCGCTCGGCGTGATCTGA
- a CDS encoding endo alpha-1,4 polygalactosaminidase: MRVTGALGGALLGGALVLALAGCSGVPDPASAPASPSAHATPRLPDPSAGFDYQLGGAYPPPTGVQTVARDRTAEPAGAGYDICYVNGFQTQPDASERFAQQHPDLLLQTGDGPLVDPGWPDEYLYDTSTEARRDALAALVGPWIEGCARAGFDAVEIDNFDSYTRSKGALTADDNVALAAAYAAIAHRHGLAIAQKNTADQSERLRGLGYDFAVAESCVVYDECAAYTSVYPVLLDVEYTDELGEGGFSAACAERDERTAMILRDHDLRTPGDTGYAYRACAG; this comes from the coding sequence ATGCGGGTGACGGGGGCTCTGGGCGGCGCGCTGCTCGGTGGCGCGCTGGTCCTCGCGCTGGCCGGCTGCTCGGGCGTGCCCGATCCCGCGTCCGCACCCGCGTCTCCGTCCGCCCACGCGACGCCGCGCCTCCCCGACCCGTCCGCCGGCTTCGACTACCAGCTCGGCGGCGCCTATCCGCCTCCCACGGGCGTGCAGACGGTCGCGCGCGACCGCACCGCCGAGCCCGCCGGGGCCGGGTACGACATCTGCTACGTCAACGGGTTCCAGACCCAGCCCGATGCGTCGGAGCGGTTCGCGCAGCAGCATCCCGACCTCCTGCTGCAGACCGGCGACGGCCCGCTGGTCGACCCCGGCTGGCCCGACGAGTACCTCTACGACACGTCGACGGAGGCCCGGCGCGACGCCCTCGCCGCGCTCGTAGGCCCGTGGATCGAGGGCTGCGCGCGCGCCGGCTTCGACGCGGTCGAGATCGACAACTTCGACTCCTACACGCGCTCCAAGGGCGCCCTCACGGCCGACGACAACGTGGCCCTCGCCGCGGCGTACGCCGCCATCGCGCACCGGCACGGCCTCGCCATCGCCCAGAAGAACACGGCCGACCAGTCGGAGCGGTTGCGCGGGCTCGGTTACGACTTCGCCGTGGCGGAGTCGTGCGTGGTGTACGACGAGTGCGCGGCGTACACGAGCGTGTACCCGGTGCTGCTCGACGTCGAGTACACCGACGAGCTGGGCGAGGGCGGCTTCAGCGCCGCGTGCGCGGAGCGGGACGAGCGGACGGCGATGATCCTGCGCGACCACGACCTCCGCACGCCCGGCGACACGGGGTACGCCTACCGGGCGTGCGCGGGCTGA
- a CDS encoding GreA/GreB family elongation factor → MDTAAHATPVWMTAESRERLQKELDGLKAAPAPTGDAGVTHASRILELVRILRTAEVGSKPDDGLVEPGMKVTVRFDGEQTVQAFLLGSRELLADSGIELDVYSPSSPLGAAINGKYAGDTAEFVSPSGRTVQVAILAAVPFTGV, encoded by the coding sequence ATGGATACCGCGGCACACGCGACCCCCGTCTGGATGACCGCCGAGTCGCGCGAGCGGCTCCAGAAGGAGCTGGACGGGTTGAAGGCCGCGCCCGCGCCGACCGGTGACGCCGGCGTGACGCACGCCTCCCGCATCCTGGAGCTCGTGCGCATCCTGCGGACGGCCGAGGTCGGCTCCAAGCCCGACGACGGGCTGGTCGAGCCGGGCATGAAGGTCACCGTGCGGTTCGACGGCGAGCAGACCGTGCAGGCGTTCCTGCTCGGCTCGCGCGAGCTGCTCGCCGACTCCGGGATCGAGCTCGACGTCTACTCGCCGAGCTCGCCGCTGGGCGCCGCGATCAACGGCAAGTACGCGGGCGACACGGCCGAGTTCGTCTCGCCGTCGGGGCGGACCGTGCAGGTCGCGATCCTCGCGGCGGTGCCGTTCACCGGCGTCTGA
- a CDS encoding DUF2599 domain-containing protein, whose protein sequence is MKFPNPAQVVTLVSAAAMASALLSPAAAYADESGTATVAALEALPEVLDDAVAVRETRSGTASFTSAQTRSSVQLPADSSEPIVMSNPDAGSLEIGLPFADSAATRDEENDVVSGYDNGNDSRTAPITKTDGSVQIITILESGDAPSRYTYDFSAKDGAHLDPSGPLLAVRDDSGSRVATIAPAWAVDADGRSVPTHYEVSGNSLTQVVDHRSGTFSYPIVADPYLGQALIARVDLGSEGGKPRYSVVKTAYGDNVAMGMLRPGNYDALLGATVMRTEGWKDAVAKRPAMNIATIKQQYDCHTVYAPSKNPWNLEAFRGQNANWGVNPKQCNW, encoded by the coding sequence ATGAAATTTCCGAACCCCGCGCAGGTCGTAACACTCGTCTCGGCAGCAGCGATGGCATCCGCCCTGCTTTCTCCGGCGGCCGCTTACGCCGACGAATCCGGGACAGCGACCGTCGCAGCGCTGGAGGCGCTGCCCGAAGTGTTGGATGACGCAGTCGCGGTTCGGGAGACCCGGTCGGGGACGGCCTCCTTCACGTCCGCGCAGACGCGATCGTCGGTTCAGCTCCCCGCCGACTCTTCTGAACCGATCGTGATGAGCAACCCGGACGCCGGGAGCCTGGAAATCGGGCTCCCCTTCGCCGACTCGGCCGCAACCCGCGACGAAGAGAATGACGTCGTCAGCGGCTACGACAACGGCAACGACTCGCGCACGGCTCCCATCACGAAGACCGACGGATCGGTCCAGATCATCACGATCCTGGAGTCCGGCGATGCACCCAGTCGATACACCTATGACTTCTCCGCGAAGGACGGAGCCCACCTCGACCCCAGTGGCCCCCTTCTCGCCGTGCGCGACGACAGCGGCTCACGAGTGGCGACGATCGCACCGGCATGGGCGGTCGACGCCGACGGACGATCGGTGCCGACGCATTACGAGGTGAGCGGGAACTCGCTGACACAAGTCGTCGATCACCGGAGCGGCACCTTCTCGTACCCCATCGTCGCCGATCCGTACCTCGGCCAGGCACTTATCGCACGGGTGGACCTCGGAAGCGAAGGCGGCAAGCCGCGGTACAGCGTCGTCAAGACCGCTTACGGAGACAATGTCGCCATGGGCATGCTCCGGCCCGGCAACTACGACGCCCTTCTCGGCGCGACCGTCATGAGGACGGAGGGATGGAAGGACGCCGTCGCAAAACGACCCGCGATGAACATCGCGACGATCAAGCAGCAATACGACTGCCACACGGTCTACGCGCCATCTAAGAACCCCTGGAACCTCGAAGCCTTCCGTGGCCAGAACGCCAACTGGGGAGTCAACCCCAAGCAGTGCAACTGGTAG
- a CDS encoding response regulator transcription factor, with product MHRPPTTPAELSRRQLDVLCEIANGATVDEVAHRMHLSPHTVRHHLRVARQRLCAPNTLAAVVHAIAGGLLDASELPVRPSPASIDRARQHHGASDVIRAAAPPPPRTRRSSSP from the coding sequence ATGCATAGACCGCCCACAACGCCCGCTGAGCTCTCTCGGAGGCAACTCGACGTTCTCTGCGAGATCGCGAATGGGGCGACCGTGGACGAAGTGGCGCACCGCATGCACCTGTCCCCGCATACGGTCCGGCACCATCTCCGCGTCGCTCGGCAGCGCCTTTGCGCGCCCAACACTCTGGCCGCAGTGGTCCATGCGATCGCCGGAGGCCTCCTCGACGCATCAGAGCTGCCTGTGCGCCCCTCGCCTGCTTCGATCGACCGCGCGCGGCAACATCACGGCGCCAGCGACGTGATCAGGGCCGCAGCCCCACCGCCTCCACGAACCCGTCGATCGTCGTCACCGTGA
- a CDS encoding cysteine hydrolase has translation MNDLDPARTALLLMDVQNGIVGRHPDVAGFVAGLGRARAAARDAGLTVGYVRVALTAEERSAAPAGSRFASEQLDADGPATQFHPALHPAEGEVVVRKKRFGAFSTTDLAEQLAARGIDTLVLAGVSTSGVVLSTVRDATDRDYRLLVLEDGCWDADQQVHAVLTGKVFPRAGVTVTTIDGFVEAVGLRP, from the coding sequence ATGAACGATCTCGACCCCGCCCGCACCGCCCTCCTGCTCATGGACGTGCAGAACGGCATCGTCGGCCGCCACCCCGACGTCGCCGGCTTCGTCGCCGGGCTGGGGAGGGCCCGCGCCGCCGCCCGCGACGCCGGCCTGACCGTCGGCTACGTGCGCGTCGCGCTCACCGCGGAGGAGCGGTCCGCTGCTCCCGCCGGCTCCCGCTTCGCCTCCGAGCAGCTCGACGCGGACGGCCCGGCCACGCAGTTCCACCCGGCGCTGCACCCGGCGGAGGGGGAGGTCGTGGTACGCAAGAAGCGCTTCGGCGCCTTCAGCACGACCGACCTCGCCGAGCAGCTCGCGGCCCGGGGCATCGACACCCTGGTGCTCGCGGGCGTCTCCACCAGCGGCGTCGTGCTCTCGACCGTGCGCGACGCGACCGACCGCGACTACCGCCTCCTCGTGCTGGAGGACGGCTGCTGGGACGCCGACCAGCAGGTGCACGCCGTGCTCACCGGCAAGGTCTTCCCCCGGGCGGGCGTCACGGTGACGACGATCGACGGGTTCGTGGAGGCGGTGGGGCTGCGGCCCTGA
- the csrA gene encoding carbon storage regulator CsrA — MLVLTRKVGERVLIGDDIVVTILDARGDGIRIGIDAPRGIRIQRDEVVKAVTEANREAQAQAAAADDAEALIKKSLGL, encoded by the coding sequence ATGCTGGTATTGACGCGCAAGGTCGGCGAGCGGGTGCTCATCGGCGACGACATCGTCGTCACGATCCTCGACGCGCGCGGCGACGGCATCCGCATCGGGATCGACGCGCCGCGCGGCATCCGCATCCAGCGCGACGAGGTGGTCAAGGCCGTCACCGAGGCCAACCGGGAGGCGCAGGCGCAGGCCGCCGCGGCCGACGACGCCGAGGCGCTGATCAAGAAGTCGCTCGGGCTGTAG